One window of the Haloarcula halobia genome contains the following:
- a CDS encoding mannonate dehydratase, protein MVDPALVLPPEPDERWQLAKQMGVRKTVIHPLEIGDGRIHWSYDDLLGLDNWLTDAGLEFSVLEGSVPISDRVRLGRDGRDEDIETFKRFLRACGEVGIPVVAYDWMAGVRWARTAAHVESRGGSYTTEFDNAKVQGGPPSDAASATHEDLWEALEYFLQEVTPVAEEAGVKLALHPDDPPREELRGVPRIIRSVDAYDRVLDAYESEHNGITFCQGNFAAMETDVPAAIEHFGDRIHFVHFRDIRGDADHFVETWHDEGQTDMLAAMRAHEEHVGDDVPMRPDHVPTMAGEDNSNPGYHTLGRLFAIGYMRGLREQVQADR, encoded by the coding sequence ATGGTCGATCCAGCACTCGTATTGCCGCCAGAACCGGACGAACGATGGCAGCTCGCGAAACAGATGGGGGTTCGCAAGACCGTCATCCACCCACTCGAGATCGGCGACGGCCGGATACACTGGTCGTACGACGACCTCCTGGGTCTCGACAACTGGCTCACCGACGCGGGTCTCGAGTTCTCGGTCCTGGAGGGCTCGGTCCCCATCTCCGACCGGGTCAGACTCGGCCGGGACGGACGTGACGAGGACATCGAGACGTTCAAGCGGTTCCTCCGGGCCTGCGGCGAGGTGGGCATCCCCGTCGTCGCCTACGACTGGATGGCCGGCGTGCGGTGGGCCCGGACCGCCGCCCACGTCGAATCGCGCGGCGGCTCGTACACGACCGAGTTCGACAACGCGAAGGTCCAGGGCGGGCCGCCGTCGGACGCGGCCAGTGCGACCCACGAGGACCTCTGGGAGGCCCTGGAGTACTTCCTGCAGGAGGTCACGCCCGTCGCCGAGGAGGCCGGCGTGAAACTCGCGCTCCACCCGGACGACCCGCCGCGCGAGGAACTCCGTGGCGTCCCCCGAATCATCCGGAGCGTCGACGCCTACGACCGCGTGCTCGACGCCTACGAGAGCGAGCACAACGGCATCACGTTCTGTCAGGGTAACTTCGCGGCGATGGAGACGGACGTCCCCGCGGCCATCGAGCACTTCGGCGACCGCATCCACTTCGTCCACTTCCGCGACATCCGTGGCGACGCCGACCACTTCGTCGAGACGTGGCACGACGAGGGGCAGACCGACATGCTGGCGGCGATGCGCGCCCACGAGGAACACGTCGGCGACGACGTCCCGATGCGGCCCGACCACGTCCCGACGATGGCCGGCGAGGACAACTCGAACCCGGGTTACCACACGCTCGGCCGACTGTTCGCAATCGGTTACATGCGCGGACTGCGGGAACAGGTCCAGGCCGACCGGTAA
- a CDS encoding transaldolase family protein: MKLYLDTADVEQIRAGDALGVVDGVTTNPSIVAASGRSYREAVTDVAAVTDGPVFAQVIADSADEMVEQAHRYQEWADDVVVKIPANRAGVEALARVRSQGVPAGLTVVFSIEQAMLAAKNDADFVAPYVGRLDDAGADGLATVTRMQRTFDRQGFDTDVLAASVRNTTQATALYEAGIDAITMGPALLEAHVDHPKTEAGIAGFDEAWGDRGSPIED, from the coding sequence ATGAAACTCTACCTCGATACGGCAGACGTCGAGCAGATTCGCGCCGGCGACGCGCTCGGCGTCGTCGACGGCGTCACGACCAACCCGTCAATCGTCGCGGCGTCGGGACGCTCCTACCGCGAGGCCGTCACCGACGTCGCCGCCGTGACCGACGGACCCGTCTTCGCGCAGGTCATCGCGGACTCGGCCGACGAGATGGTCGAGCAGGCCCACCGGTACCAGGAGTGGGCCGACGACGTGGTCGTGAAGATTCCGGCCAATCGGGCCGGGGTCGAGGCGCTCGCTCGCGTTCGCTCCCAGGGTGTCCCCGCTGGACTGACAGTCGTCTTCTCCATCGAGCAGGCGATGCTGGCCGCGAAGAACGACGCGGACTTCGTCGCCCCGTACGTCGGCCGACTGGACGACGCGGGCGCCGACGGCCTCGCGACGGTCACCCGGATGCAGCGGACCTTCGACCGCCAGGGGTTCGACACGGACGTCCTCGCGGCGAGCGTCCGCAACACGACTCAGGCCACGGCGCTGTACGAGGCCGGCATCGACGCCATCACGATGGGCCCAGCCCTGCTCGAAGCGCACGTCGACCACCCGAAGACCGAGGCGGGTATCGCGGGGTTCGACGAGGCCTGGGGCGACCGGGGCAGTCCAATCGAGGACTGA
- a CDS encoding SMP-30/gluconolactonase/LRE family protein, with translation MTDPSIVVDVACETGEGPLWHPDEGRLYWADIPRGRIYRHDPDSGDHELVYEDETERIGGFTFQEDGSLLLFQEAGAVRRLDRADGGVRTVVDPDPDRFHERFNDVIADPEGRVFAGVMPDTERDRPGQLYRLDTDGTFELVREACTLPNGMGFTPDRSQFYFTDTGLVDPDNPGYIYRYDYDVATGAISDPEVVVECDEFDGYPDGMTVDETGAVWSAFWDGNALHRFSAEGSHEEAVEFDPRKVSSLTFGGPDYETAYVTTACVKTRETEGEGAGSLYTVDLGVGGVPEFRSAIEG, from the coding sequence ATGACAGACCCATCCATAGTCGTCGACGTCGCCTGTGAAACGGGCGAAGGACCACTCTGGCACCCCGACGAGGGGCGTCTCTACTGGGCCGACATCCCCCGTGGGCGCATCTACCGTCACGACCCGGATTCGGGCGACCACGAACTCGTCTACGAGGACGAGACAGAGCGCATCGGCGGATTCACGTTCCAGGAAGACGGCTCGCTGCTGCTGTTCCAGGAGGCGGGGGCCGTCCGCCGTCTCGACCGGGCCGACGGGGGCGTCCGGACGGTGGTCGACCCGGACCCCGACCGCTTCCACGAGCGGTTCAACGACGTCATCGCCGACCCGGAGGGGCGCGTGTTCGCGGGCGTGATGCCCGACACGGAACGGGACCGCCCCGGCCAGCTGTACCGCCTCGACACCGACGGTACCTTCGAACTCGTCCGGGAGGCGTGTACGCTCCCCAACGGGATGGGATTCACGCCCGACCGGTCGCAGTTTTACTTCACCGATACCGGCCTCGTCGACCCGGACAACCCGGGATACATCTACCGCTACGACTACGACGTGGCGACCGGGGCGATATCGGACCCCGAGGTGGTCGTCGAGTGCGACGAGTTCGACGGCTACCCGGACGGGATGACCGTCGACGAGACGGGGGCCGTCTGGTCGGCGTTCTGGGACGGCAACGCGCTCCACCGGTTCTCGGCCGAGGGGAGCCACGAGGAGGCGGTCGAGTTCGACCCGCGGAAGGTGTCGTCGCTGACCTTCGGCGGCCCGGACTACGAGACGGCGTACGTCACGACGGCCTGCGTCAAGACGCGCGAGACAGAGGGCGAGGGCGCGGGGAGCCTCTACACCGTCGACCTCGGCGTGGGCGGCGTCCCCGAGTTCCGCTCTGCCATCGAGGGCTGA
- a CDS encoding ABC transporter permease, translating to MSSRFGDTDDAVLTLLDNMIWPILGLVILGVLVFVPQTLRNVRSVQLLLWAAVPLGLLVLAESLCLLSGHFDLSIGSIAGFSAMFTGMLLGTCPSCWNVVSSPWIGFGIILGAGALIGLANGVMIARVGLNPFLQTLAFLIIFEGAKTAMQTQPVTGLPALYLDIGGTPNFAIGVLLVAFLAFGLLMRFSRFGQAVYALGSSEKSAREVGIDTSRLIIVIYTISGVLSAIAGLMLTGFVGVVPPLIGEGLVFQAFAGAVIGGISLFGGRGKITGALGGVILIQLVQSALNNSTAVGATEIQMINGFVLLVAILLYSTQSKIRSRILASGSV from the coding sequence TTGAGTAGCCGTTTCGGCGACACGGACGACGCCGTACTGACGCTGTTGGACAACATGATCTGGCCGATTCTGGGCCTCGTCATCCTGGGGGTCCTCGTCTTCGTCCCCCAGACGCTCCGGAACGTCCGGTCGGTCCAGCTGCTGCTGTGGGCCGCCGTCCCGCTTGGCCTGCTGGTGCTGGCCGAGAGCCTCTGTCTGCTCTCGGGACACTTCGACCTCTCTATCGGGTCGATCGCGGGCTTCTCGGCGATGTTCACCGGGATGTTGCTCGGGACCTGTCCGAGCTGCTGGAACGTCGTCTCGAGTCCGTGGATCGGGTTCGGTATCATCCTCGGCGCGGGCGCACTCATCGGCCTGGCCAACGGGGTGATGATCGCTCGCGTCGGCCTGAACCCGTTCCTGCAGACGCTGGCCTTCCTCATCATCTTCGAGGGGGCGAAGACAGCGATGCAGACCCAGCCGGTCACAGGGCTGCCGGCGCTGTACCTGGACATCGGCGGCACGCCGAACTTCGCCATCGGGGTCCTGCTGGTCGCGTTCCTCGCGTTCGGGCTCCTCATGCGGTTCTCGCGGTTCGGCCAGGCCGTCTACGCGCTCGGGAGCTCCGAGAAATCGGCCCGTGAGGTCGGCATCGACACCTCGCGGCTCATCATCGTCATCTACACCATCAGCGGCGTGCTCTCGGCTATCGCGGGCCTGATGTTGACCGGTTTCGTCGGCGTCGTGCCGCCACTCATCGGCGAGGGGCTGGTGTTCCAGGCGTTCGCCGGCGCCGTCATCGGCGGCATCAGCCTGTTCGGTGGCCGCGGGAAGATCACGGGCGCGCTGGGTGGGGTCATCCTCATCCAGCTGGTCCAGTCGGCACTGAACAACAGCACCGCGGTCGGCGCGACGGAGATACAGATGATAAACGGGTTCGTCCTGCTCGTCGCCATCCTGCTGTACAGCACGCAGAGCAAGATCAGGTCTCGCATCCTCGCGAGTGGTTCGGTATGA
- a CDS encoding MaoC/PaaZ C-terminal domain-containing protein, translated as MDAPAKDTDRYFEAIEEGETFTVEAARTITEADIVNFAGLSGDFHPLHMSAERGEASDFGERIAHGNLVFSVAEALVADMNPRSFSYGYDSLRFVNPVGIGTTLTVHREVVETEAYNDDLGRVVYEYVVEDQEGTTLLACEHITLVERETAE; from the coding sequence ATGGACGCACCCGCCAAGGATACCGACCGGTACTTCGAGGCCATCGAGGAGGGCGAGACCTTCACCGTCGAGGCAGCCCGGACCATCACGGAAGCCGACATCGTGAACTTCGCGGGCCTCTCGGGGGACTTCCACCCGCTCCATATGAGCGCAGAACGCGGCGAGGCGTCGGACTTCGGGGAGCGAATCGCCCACGGCAACCTCGTGTTCTCGGTGGCGGAGGCGCTCGTCGCCGACATGAACCCCCGCTCGTTCTCCTATGGCTACGACTCGCTGCGCTTCGTCAACCCCGTCGGCATCGGGACGACGCTGACTGTCCACCGGGAGGTCGTCGAGACCGAAGCTTACAACGACGACCTGGGGCGGGTGGTCTACGAGTACGTCGTCGAGGACCAGGAGGGGACGACGCTGCTGGCCTGCGAGCACATCACGCTCGTCGAGCGCGAGACCGCCGAGTGA
- a CDS encoding LLM class flavin-dependent oxidoreductase, protein MQFDWMVQCYAGAGVHRDTPMLETVERETVLNGVDAAVDTGLEGLWAPDHFMLGPKAEEYEVWTLLSALAERTDDVDIGPLVGSVTYRNPALLAKMATTVDILSEGRLKLGLGAGWHEEEHHAYGFDFPDIGTRIEMLEETIHVVKAMFTEEHPTYEGEHYQIDDALNNPKPPSEPHPPIVIGGAGPRMLRLIARHADEWNVEISARARGKPIDFKVRKFDEYLENEGRDPDDVRRSWLAHVLVREDEAAVEEAVDDIFPLPWGEEADMNEELSDADDAREKGSMLIGTPSQVASQIERIQDLGFDRLQLMFLDFPSERSMELFGDEVAPEFQ, encoded by the coding sequence ATGCAGTTCGATTGGATGGTCCAGTGTTACGCCGGCGCGGGCGTCCACCGGGACACGCCGATGCTCGAGACCGTGGAGCGCGAGACAGTACTGAACGGCGTCGACGCCGCCGTCGACACCGGCCTGGAGGGTCTGTGGGCCCCCGACCACTTCATGCTCGGCCCGAAGGCCGAGGAGTACGAGGTGTGGACGCTGCTCAGTGCGCTGGCCGAACGCACCGACGACGTGGACATCGGCCCCCTCGTCGGGTCGGTGACGTACCGCAACCCGGCGCTGCTGGCGAAGATGGCGACCACCGTGGACATCCTCTCGGAGGGGCGACTCAAACTCGGCCTGGGTGCCGGCTGGCACGAGGAGGAACACCACGCGTACGGCTTCGACTTCCCCGACATCGGAACCCGCATCGAGATGCTGGAGGAGACGATACACGTCGTGAAGGCGATGTTCACCGAGGAGCACCCGACCTACGAGGGCGAGCACTACCAGATCGACGACGCGCTCAACAATCCGAAACCGCCGAGCGAGCCCCATCCCCCCATCGTCATCGGCGGCGCCGGTCCCCGGATGCTCCGTCTCATCGCCCGCCACGCAGACGAGTGGAACGTCGAGATCAGCGCCCGGGCCCGGGGGAAGCCCATCGACTTCAAGGTGCGCAAGTTCGACGAGTACTTGGAGAACGAGGGGCGGGACCCCGACGACGTCCGCCGGTCCTGGCTCGCCCACGTCCTCGTCCGCGAGGACGAGGCGGCCGTCGAGGAGGCGGTCGACGACATCTTCCCGCTGCCGTGGGGCGAGGAGGCCGACATGAACGAGGAGCTCAGCGACGCCGACGACGCCCGCGAGAAGGGCAGCATGCTCATCGGGACGCCCTCGCAGGTCGCCTCCCAGATAGAACGCATCCAGGACCTGGGATTCGACCGCCTCCAGCTGATGTTCCTGGACTTCCCCAGCGAGCGGAGCATGGAACTGTTCGGCGACGAAGTGGCCCCCGAGTTCCAGTAA
- a CDS encoding SDR family NAD(P)-dependent oxidoreductase, with product MALDGRTAIVTGGSSGIGRGIADRLATAGANVVVADVRRAPKQGQYFETDVSVPTDELVADEHGVESLFVETDVSHEGDVLELVADTLDRFDRLDILVNNAGIQIPGTTQEISLDEWYEVLGVNLTGAFTTAKYAMPYLDEAPSGRIVNVSSVNAHFGGGGAPYAATKAALVNLTRELALEAAEAGTTVNTVLPGVVKTPMQDINDEATQQREAAKTPLSRLGEPADVGNAVRFFCSDEAAWITGAQLLVDGGYSAGR from the coding sequence ATGGCACTCGACGGCCGGACGGCCATCGTCACGGGCGGGTCGAGCGGTATCGGACGCGGCATCGCTGACCGGTTGGCCACAGCCGGGGCCAACGTCGTCGTCGCCGACGTTCGCCGCGCCCCGAAGCAGGGGCAGTACTTCGAGACGGACGTGTCCGTCCCCACCGACGAGCTGGTCGCCGACGAGCACGGCGTCGAGTCGCTGTTCGTCGAGACCGACGTCAGCCACGAGGGCGACGTCCTCGAACTCGTCGCCGACACGCTGGACCGGTTCGACCGCCTCGACATCCTCGTGAACAACGCCGGCATCCAGATCCCGGGCACCACACAGGAGATCTCGCTCGACGAGTGGTACGAGGTCCTCGGGGTGAACCTCACCGGCGCGTTCACCACGGCGAAGTACGCCATGCCGTATCTCGACGAGGCACCGTCGGGCCGAATCGTGAACGTCTCGAGCGTCAACGCCCACTTCGGCGGGGGCGGCGCGCCCTACGCGGCGACGAAGGCCGCGCTGGTCAATCTCACGCGGGAGCTGGCCCTCGAGGCCGCCGAGGCGGGGACGACGGTCAACACCGTCCTCCCGGGGGTGGTCAAGACGCCGATGCAGGACATAAACGACGAGGCGACACAGCAGCGCGAAGCCGCGAAGACACCCCTCTCGCGCCTGGGCGAACCGGCAGACGTCGGCAACGCCGTCCGGTTTTTCTGTTCGGACGAGGCCGCCTGGATCACGGGCGCCCAGCTGCTCGTCGACGGCGGGTACAGCGCCGGCCGCTGA
- a CDS encoding L-rhamnose mutarotase: protein MTERAVYIQRLDPDRRDEYVTAHEDVPEGVTDAMERGGVEAFELYLRDDIAVCILECADVEEYLEAVDGDEAVAEWERHTGQFKREGVDPDADPESGIPFMDRIWRFEPED from the coding sequence ATGACCGAACGAGCAGTCTACATCCAGCGGCTCGACCCCGACCGGCGAGACGAGTACGTCACGGCCCACGAGGACGTACCCGAGGGAGTGACAGACGCGATGGAGCGGGGTGGCGTCGAGGCGTTCGAACTCTACCTCAGAGACGACATCGCGGTCTGTATCCTCGAGTGTGCGGACGTAGAGGAGTACCTCGAGGCCGTCGACGGGGACGAGGCGGTCGCCGAGTGGGAGCGCCACACCGGTCAGTTCAAGCGGGAGGGCGTCGACCCCGACGCCGACCCCGAGTCCGGCATCCCGTTCATGGACCGTATCTGGCGGTTCGAACCGGAGGACTGA
- a CDS encoding aldo/keto reductase has product MDYRQLGNTGTRVSELCFGTWRFGKETNGVVETDREAAHELLDAAWEHGINFIDSANVYGTPHGLSEEYVGDWLEDHDREDFVITSKVYFPYNGDGEPGPNDRGLGRKHIRAQVEGTLDRLGTNYLDVYYIHRWDDETPIEETLRTLDDLVHEGKVHYLGASTMAAWQLTKALWTSDVEGLERFEVTQPLHHAGYYEDVKEYLEVCADQDLAVCNYSPLAGGFLTGKYERADPDGPEAVEAPDGARGSFDDFFGDWYASERGWKVLEAVRTVADEVDATPAQVALRWVMDWDEFTCVPIVGARTPEQLEENVAAADVDLSDAQWDRIMDARYDPEGDLWG; this is encoded by the coding sequence ATGGATTACAGACAGCTGGGCAACACGGGCACCCGCGTCTCCGAACTCTGTTTCGGGACGTGGCGCTTCGGCAAAGAGACAAACGGCGTCGTCGAGACGGACCGCGAGGCGGCACACGAACTGCTCGATGCGGCGTGGGAACACGGCATCAACTTCATCGACTCCGCGAACGTCTACGGGACGCCCCACGGCCTGAGCGAGGAGTACGTCGGCGACTGGCTCGAAGACCACGACCGGGAGGACTTCGTTATCACGTCGAAGGTGTACTTCCCGTACAACGGCGACGGGGAACCGGGCCCGAACGACCGGGGGCTGGGCCGCAAGCACATCCGCGCCCAGGTAGAGGGGACCCTGGACCGACTGGGGACGAACTACCTCGACGTCTACTACATCCACCGCTGGGACGACGAGACCCCTATCGAGGAGACGCTGCGGACCCTCGACGACCTGGTCCACGAGGGGAAGGTCCACTACCTGGGCGCGTCGACGATGGCCGCCTGGCAACTGACCAAGGCGCTGTGGACGAGCGACGTCGAGGGCCTCGAGCGCTTCGAGGTCACCCAGCCGCTCCACCACGCCGGCTACTACGAGGACGTGAAAGAGTACCTCGAGGTCTGTGCGGACCAGGACCTCGCGGTCTGTAACTACTCGCCGCTGGCCGGCGGTTTCCTCACCGGGAAGTACGAGCGGGCCGACCCCGACGGCCCCGAGGCCGTCGAGGCCCCCGACGGCGCACGCGGGAGCTTCGACGACTTCTTCGGCGACTGGTACGCCTCCGAGCGGGGCTGGAAGGTCCTCGAGGCGGTCCGCACCGTCGCCGACGAGGTGGACGCGACGCCCGCTCAGGTGGCGTTGCGCTGGGTGATGGACTGGGACGAGTTCACCTGTGTCCCCATCGTCGGCGCCCGGACGCCCGAGCAGCTCGAGGAGAACGTGGCCGCCGCCGACGTCGATCTCTCGGACGCGCAGTGGGACCGCATCATGGACGCCCGCTACGACCCCGAGGGCGACCTCTGGGGCTGA
- a CDS encoding universal stress protein, which yields MDTSFDTLVLAIGPRDDDRLETLAQTVLQVAKPTGATVILSHVFTGDEFKEFARELDYPRATEEDIDDIVDRHKSVRYMEDVFDEHDVDYEVEGFVGDAAEKLVDLADKRGADRVVISGRTRTPVGKAVFGSTSQTVLLDAPCPVTYVKPN from the coding sequence ATGGATACTTCGTTCGATACTCTCGTACTGGCCATCGGCCCACGTGACGACGACAGACTCGAAACGCTCGCACAGACGGTCCTCCAGGTCGCGAAACCGACCGGCGCGACGGTCATCCTCTCACACGTGTTCACCGGCGACGAGTTCAAGGAGTTCGCCCGGGAACTGGACTACCCCCGCGCCACGGAGGAAGACATCGACGACATCGTCGACCGGCACAAGTCGGTCCGCTACATGGAGGACGTGTTCGACGAACACGACGTCGACTACGAGGTCGAGGGGTTCGTCGGCGACGCGGCCGAGAAGCTGGTCGACCTCGCCGATAAGCGCGGGGCGGACCGCGTCGTCATCTCCGGCCGGACGCGAACGCCGGTCGGGAAAGCCGTCTTCGGGAGCACGTCACAGACGGTCCTGCTCGACGCGCCCTGTCCCGTCACCTACGTCAAGCCCAACTGA
- a CDS encoding sugar ABC transporter substrate-binding protein: MVDTNRRSFLKATGAAVSATAIAGCSAGPGGGSNTLEKVGMSAYVRGGSWITAYIEAAEFYAEDLGIELEVRPNQQSAQKQVQDIRDFTNGDHDAILVGVWSTGAAEGAINQAMEQGTPVFATNADTSSSEIPLYVGFSNYDGGASSAEQMVAALEEQYPDKDTWRVLNVRGVQGNQSANQRSQGFLDVMAENDRVEVVQTLNGEYARDVAQSTVQQWINANGRVDGIYSGNLSMGLGVVQALRNQDILVPKGEDGHVVLTQMDGSPEVNPLVGEGMIDAAVDQPNYFYNPIAMQYMKQYVEAGNDDSVIPEVDSEVTADDLTIESGQHKGVEMWSEPIWEPGIMREQNGHPWFRTNSVVITQENYDQPFLWGNVWG; this comes from the coding sequence ATGGTAGACACCAACAGGCGTTCGTTCCTGAAAGCGACGGGCGCAGCGGTCAGTGCAACGGCGATTGCTGGGTGTTCCGCCGGCCCTGGGGGCGGGAGCAACACGCTCGAGAAAGTCGGGATGTCGGCGTACGTCCGCGGTGGTTCGTGGATCACAGCCTACATCGAAGCCGCCGAGTTCTACGCCGAGGACCTCGGCATCGAACTCGAGGTCCGGCCGAACCAGCAGAGCGCACAGAAACAGGTCCAGGACATCCGAGACTTCACGAACGGGGACCACGACGCCATCCTCGTCGGCGTCTGGTCGACCGGTGCCGCGGAGGGCGCCATCAACCAGGCCATGGAGCAGGGGACGCCGGTGTTCGCGACGAACGCCGACACCTCGAGTTCGGAGATTCCGCTCTACGTCGGGTTCAGTAACTACGACGGCGGCGCGTCCTCGGCCGAACAGATGGTCGCGGCCCTCGAAGAGCAGTACCCGGACAAGGACACCTGGCGCGTCCTCAACGTCCGGGGCGTCCAGGGCAACCAGTCGGCCAACCAGCGCTCACAGGGCTTCCTCGACGTGATGGCGGAGAACGACCGCGTCGAGGTCGTCCAGACGTTAAACGGGGAGTACGCCCGCGACGTCGCCCAGTCGACGGTCCAGCAGTGGATCAACGCCAACGGGCGCGTCGACGGCATCTACTCCGGGAACCTCTCGATGGGGTTAGGCGTCGTCCAGGCGCTGCGGAACCAGGACATACTCGTGCCGAAAGGCGAGGACGGGCACGTGGTCCTGACCCAGATGGACGGCAGTCCGGAAGTGAACCCGCTCGTCGGGGAGGGCATGATCGACGCGGCTGTCGACCAGCCCAACTACTTCTACAATCCCATCGCGATGCAGTACATGAAACAGTACGTCGAGGCGGGCAACGACGACAGCGTCATCCCGGAAGTCGACTCGGAGGTCACCGCGGACGACCTCACCATCGAATCCGGCCAGCACAAGGGCGTCGAGATGTGGTCCGAGCCCATCTGGGAGCCCGGCATCATGCGCGAGCAGAACGGGCACCCATGGTTCCGAACCAACAGCGTCGTCATCACCCAGGAGAACTACGACCAGCCGTTCCTCTGGGGCAACGTCTGGGGCTGA
- a CDS encoding ATP-binding cassette domain-containing protein — protein sequence MSTDDGASDSESVAQAEVPEVSGTPKIRVEDVVKTFGRITAVDGVTLDIEEGEIFALIGDNGAGKSTLMNILSGVHQATSGSMYVDGEAVSFSNPSEARAKGIETVYQDLALMDDLDIATNIFMGQFPMKGVGPIRYIDWDETFERSREIMMERLGRDIDLNTEVEFLSGGQRQLVAIGRALAFDPEVIILDEPTSALSVDATRLVQDTIESLSEEQGITIVIVSHNIESVLELADRIGVLYQGQLVDILDPSETGLEPLNDLMTTGMLREGIRGDD from the coding sequence ATGAGCACCGACGACGGCGCCTCCGACTCGGAGAGCGTGGCACAGGCGGAGGTCCCGGAGGTCAGCGGGACGCCGAAGATTCGCGTCGAAGACGTCGTGAAGACGTTCGGCCGCATCACCGCGGTCGACGGCGTGACGCTCGACATCGAGGAGGGCGAGATATTCGCCCTCATCGGCGACAACGGCGCCGGCAAGTCGACGCTGATGAACATCCTCAGCGGCGTCCACCAGGCCACCTCGGGGTCGATGTACGTCGACGGCGAGGCGGTCTCGTTCTCGAACCCGAGCGAGGCTCGCGCGAAAGGCATCGAGACGGTGTATCAGGACCTCGCGCTGATGGACGACCTGGACATCGCGACGAACATCTTCATGGGGCAGTTCCCGATGAAAGGCGTCGGCCCAATCAGGTACATCGACTGGGACGAGACGTTCGAGCGGTCCCGGGAGATAATGATGGAGCGGCTCGGCCGGGACATCGACCTCAACACCGAGGTGGAGTTCCTCTCCGGCGGGCAGCGCCAACTGGTCGCAATCGGTCGGGCGCTGGCGTTCGACCCCGAGGTCATCATCCTGGACGAACCGACGAGCGCGCTGTCCGTCGACGCGACGCGACTCGTCCAGGATACCATCGAGTCGCTCTCGGAGGAACAGGGCATCACCATCGTCATCGTCAGCCACAACATCGAGTCCGTGCTGGAACTGGCAGACCGCATCGGCGTCCTCTACCAGGGGCAACTGGTCGACATCCTCGACCCGTCCGAGACGGGGCTCGAACCGCTCAACGACCTGATGACGACCGGGATGCTCCGTGAGGGGATTCGCGGCGACGACTGA
- a CDS encoding carbohydrate kinase family protein yields the protein MAEDGTVLVAGDTLVDLLPDEPGPPGEAGGYTPNFGGSGANVALALDRLGVSPTFWTRLADDDFGTFLRGHLYDSAIPPTHVVTDPDARTTLAVVSHDADGDRSFNFYRGDGADTRMQAGEVPDATLAETDWVHTTGVTLSVESSRTATLDLQERASGTATVSLDPNWRPEMWHSRQEYAAVVRGALGNVDVLKASAEDLGPAGFDDDDPAAVAEAVTALGPHTVVLTRGSDGAICFGTDESPVPGLVEHPGYDVDTVDATGAGDVFLAGFIASLTSGVRDPERLLGLANAAGAVATTRPGAVSALTGLEEIREFHDDIPWE from the coding sequence ATGGCCGAAGACGGAACCGTTCTGGTCGCTGGCGACACGCTCGTCGACTTGCTCCCGGACGAACCGGGGCCGCCCGGCGAAGCGGGGGGCTACACACCGAACTTCGGCGGGTCGGGGGCGAACGTGGCGCTCGCACTCGATCGACTCGGCGTCTCGCCGACGTTCTGGACGCGACTCGCCGACGACGACTTCGGCACCTTCCTCCGTGGCCACCTCTACGACTCGGCGATCCCGCCCACGCACGTCGTCACCGACCCCGACGCGCGGACCACGCTGGCCGTCGTCTCCCACGACGCCGACGGCGACCGTTCGTTCAACTTCTACCGGGGCGACGGCGCCGACACGCGGATGCAGGCGGGGGAAGTGCCCGACGCGACGCTCGCCGAGACGGACTGGGTCCACACGACCGGTGTCACACTCAGCGTCGAGTCGAGTCGCACCGCCACGCTGGACCTGCAAGAACGGGCCTCGGGGACGGCGACGGTCTCGCTCGACCCCAACTGGCGACCGGAGATGTGGCACAGTCGTCAGGAGTACGCCGCCGTCGTCCGGGGCGCTCTCGGGAACGTCGACGTCCTGAAGGCCTCCGCCGAGGACCTCGGCCCCGCCGGGTTCGATGACGACGACCCCGCCGCTGTCGCGGAGGCGGTGACCGCGCTCGGTCCACACACGGTGGTCCTGACGCGGGGCAGCGACGGCGCGATCTGTTTCGGGACGGACGAGAGTCCGGTTCCGGGCCTGGTCGAACACCCCGGGTACGACGTCGACACCGTGGACGCGACGGGAGCGGGCGACGTCTTCCTCGCGGGCTTCATCGCGTCGCTCACCAGCGGCGTCCGGGACCCGGAGCGACTGCTCGGTCTCGCGAACGCCGCCGGCGCCGTCGCGACGACCCGACCGGGCGCCGTCTCCGCGCTGACCGGCCTCGAGGAGATACGGGAGTTCCACGACGACATCCCGTGGGAGTGA